The following proteins are encoded in a genomic region of Parabacteroides pacaensis:
- a CDS encoding serine/threonine protein kinase has protein sequence MQLQSGTLLQGSKYKIEFVLGQGGFGITYLGWQTGLNRRVAIKEFFMKEYCNRNVDTSYITIGTEGSRELVDHFRQKFIKEAQSIAGLNHPNIVRIHDVFEENNTAYYVMEYIEGGSLQEYMTRYSVLQETEALHYIREIAGALDYIHQRQMSHLDVKPGNILRREEGDVVLIDFGLSKRYDKTGQQTSITPVGISSGYAPMEQYVAGGVQTFTPATDIYSLGATLYKLLTGETPPDANVVFNDGLPALPANISAATKQVIRAAMQPQKQRLQNVQEFLGLLDKPEEEDTIVTGEKRIEKLPTKKQRSGSKERPFIIGITVILLLAVVVWFTQRSGYTSSDSPVIELTDSINLITAPLTPTKSDTEQVFQLELKAGISMYNKKQYESAKDLFIKMKGKHPKHRTEIKQWIDKCNSAIKEKTETATTTIAESKPQSNRNELTPGNPVDLGLSVKWAAYNVGASSPEEYGGYYGWADPTGKKSSTNDNDYPSANPPSNISGTQYDIAHTLWKGKWRLPTQKEFHELSKKCTWKWIRYKGIVGYMVTGPNGNRIFLPASGYHNGDIKWTTDNRGRYWSGTLDSNHPFAYTRFLHFDSDSWEPADQDERHLRLSVRPVSE, from the coding sequence ATGCAACTACAATCAGGTACTCTCCTCCAAGGAAGCAAATATAAGATAGAGTTCGTACTAGGGCAAGGTGGCTTTGGTATCACCTATTTAGGATGGCAAACGGGATTAAACCGTAGGGTAGCCATTAAAGAGTTTTTTATGAAAGAGTATTGCAACCGCAACGTCGATACGTCGTACATCACCATCGGAACGGAAGGAAGCCGCGAACTTGTAGATCATTTTCGGCAGAAATTCATAAAAGAAGCGCAATCTATTGCCGGACTTAACCATCCCAACATTGTGCGCATACATGATGTGTTTGAAGAAAACAACACAGCTTACTACGTGATGGAATATATAGAAGGCGGTTCTCTACAGGAATATATGACGCGCTACAGTGTGCTACAGGAAACGGAAGCATTGCATTATATCCGTGAAATAGCCGGAGCATTGGACTATATTCACCAGCGGCAGATGAGCCATCTGGATGTAAAACCCGGAAACATTCTACGGAGAGAAGAGGGAGATGTAGTATTGATAGACTTCGGACTATCCAAACGATACGATAAAACCGGACAACAGACCAGTATTACTCCAGTAGGTATCAGTTCCGGATATGCACCAATGGAGCAATATGTGGCCGGAGGAGTGCAAACATTCACACCGGCTACTGATATTTATTCATTAGGCGCTACACTCTATAAATTGCTAACAGGAGAGACACCGCCGGATGCTAATGTAGTATTCAATGACGGACTACCGGCTTTGCCTGCAAACATATCAGCAGCTACCAAACAAGTGATTCGCGCCGCCATGCAGCCCCAAAAGCAGCGTCTGCAAAACGTACAGGAATTTTTAGGATTGCTGGATAAACCAGAGGAAGAAGATACTATTGTCACTGGAGAGAAAAGGATAGAAAAGCTACCTACTAAGAAACAGCGTTCCGGTAGTAAAGAGCGACCTTTTATCATAGGAATTACTGTCATACTCTTGTTGGCAGTAGTTGTCTGGTTTACTCAAAGATCAGGTTATACTTCTTCTGATTCTCCTGTTATAGAATTGACCGACAGTATAAATTTGATTACCGCACCACTTACTCCTACAAAATCTGATACGGAACAAGTATTTCAGCTCGAGCTAAAAGCAGGTATTTCAATGTATAACAAAAAGCAATATGAGTCAGCTAAAGATCTTTTTATCAAGATGAAAGGCAAGCATCCCAAACATCGCACGGAAATCAAGCAGTGGATTGACAAATGTAACTCAGCAATAAAAGAAAAGACAGAAACAGCAACGACAACTATAGCGGAAAGTAAGCCGCAAAGCAATAGAAACGAACTTACACCCGGTAATCCGGTAGACCTCGGTCTAAGTGTAAAATGGGCAGCTTACAATGTAGGCGCATCTTCTCCCGAAGAATACGGGGGATACTACGGCTGGGCAGATCCAACGGGGAAAAAAAGCTCTACAAACGATAACGATTATCCCAGTGCCAACCCTCCTTCCAATATCAGTGGCACTCAATATGACATCGCTCATACCCTATGGAAAGGGAAATGGAGACTGCCTACACAAAAGGAATTCCATGAGCTTTCTAAAAAATGTACATGGAAATGGATAAGATACAAAGGAATCGTAGGATATATGGTAACAGGCCCCAATGGAAACCGTATCTTTCTCCCCGCGTCAGGTTACCACAACGGTGATATAAAATGGACTACAGACAATAGAGGTCGCTACTGGTCGGGGACACTCGATTCAAATCATCCTTTCGCATATACCCGCTTCCTCCACTTTGATAGTGACAGTTGGGAGCCAGCAGATCAGGACGAACGCCACCTCAGATTATCTGTTCGTCCCGTGTCAGAATAA
- a CDS encoding nucleotidyltransferase domain-containing protein, with product MAQTKEYILNCIKETLQRVAPEAKAILFGSQARGTARSDSDWDILILVDKSRIEASDYDRISYPLVELGWNLNQCISPIMYTLTDWMKYSFSPFYHIIKKEGIELI from the coding sequence ATGGCACAAACAAAAGAATACATCCTCAACTGCATAAAGGAAACTCTTCAACGAGTAGCACCTGAGGCGAAAGCCATTTTATTTGGTTCTCAAGCTCGCGGAACTGCACGTTCTGATTCGGACTGGGATATCTTAATTCTTGTTGACAAATCCCGTATTGAAGCATCCGATTATGATCGAATTTCATACCCATTAGTAGAATTAGGTTGGAATCTTAACCAATGTATCAGCCCTATTATGTATACATTGACTGATTGGATGAAATATAGTTTTTCTCCTTTTTACCACATTATCAAAAAAGAAGGAATAGAACTCATATAA
- a CDS encoding golvesin C-terminal-like domain-containing protein, with product MKIKRHLLITLFLAFLVTRVGKAQELTKDACQEIGKFLDRVAKTEVSIGHITIDSVSMEKNTLKLFANINCSYIPFREDNVAEIYQGVKALLPSQFAKYDLQIHTNQRCIEELIPQALRTKKDKKAKTFTPAPKTPLVTPLSHPYIPTHGLGNRHIALWQSHGFYYESKLTRWEWQRARIFQTVEDLYTQSYVLPFLVPMLENAGANVLMPRERDCQTEEIIVDNDGCLQGNSTYMEKNGSKNWIQGSEKGFAHSRARYINFENPFQEGSYRAIETIKRKKEKESTAEWTPDIPVSGQYAVYVSYKTLPNSADDALYTIYHKGGTSQFKVNQQMGGGTWIYLGSFGFEKGKNNQYKIVLSNRSDKAGRIVTADAVKIGGGMGNIGRGSEEEISGYPRFCEAARYWLQWSGAPDSIYSDSQGKNDYTDDYKCRGKWVNYLAGGSPVNPTEPGLNIPIDLAFAFHSDAGTTLNDSIIGTLGIYQTDSYNGVFANGASRYLSHDLTDLIQSNVVRDIRSLYEPRWSRRGKWNQSYYEARVPRVPTMLLELLSHQNFADMRYGLDPRFRFTVSRAIYKGMLQFICSQYHTDYIVQPLPVDNMALQMINENEIELTWQPVADPLEPTATAEKYIVYTRIGDNDFDNGVLTDKNSYRTQLPSGVVCSYKVTAVNKGGESFPSEILSAGRSFHEKGTVMVVNGFDRISAPADFVGIPPTDTLFAGFLDDLDHGVPYIKDISYIGKMKEYRRSVPWMDDDASGFGDSHSNYENKVIAGNTFDYPAVHGAAILKAGYSFLSCSDEAVENKHVNLNDYKYIDFILGKEYQTKIGRGNLKPLEFKTFSKAMQEAISNYCNQGGNIFISGAYVGSDLWDNRLAPAKEDDKKFATEVLKYKWRAGQAATEGKVKCVASPALSFSGKYTYYNELNADCYVVESPDAIEPSTNEAYTIIRYSENNLSAGIAYQGKYKTCILGFPFETLRSAVERENLMHSILTFFSEGNHTKPVPSKDLQMKIND from the coding sequence ATGAAGATAAAACGACATTTGTTAATTACTCTGTTTCTCGCTTTCCTGGTTACTAGAGTAGGAAAGGCACAAGAACTTACGAAAGATGCCTGCCAAGAAATTGGCAAGTTTCTGGATAGGGTAGCAAAAACAGAAGTTTCCATAGGACACATTACGATCGACTCCGTTTCTATGGAGAAAAACACGCTAAAATTATTCGCCAATATCAATTGCTCTTATATTCCTTTCCGGGAAGATAACGTAGCAGAAATTTACCAAGGTGTAAAAGCACTGCTTCCCTCTCAATTTGCAAAATATGATTTGCAGATTCACACAAACCAACGCTGTATTGAAGAACTCATTCCCCAAGCACTCCGTACCAAAAAAGACAAAAAAGCAAAGACTTTTACTCCTGCACCTAAAACACCTTTAGTAACACCCCTTTCGCACCCCTATATTCCTACCCACGGATTAGGAAACCGTCACATCGCTTTATGGCAGAGCCACGGATTTTATTACGAATCCAAATTAACCCGCTGGGAATGGCAACGTGCTCGTATCTTCCAAACAGTAGAAGACCTATATACACAAAGTTATGTGCTGCCTTTTCTAGTCCCCATGTTAGAAAACGCCGGAGCCAATGTCCTCATGCCACGTGAACGCGACTGTCAAACGGAAGAAATAATTGTCGATAACGACGGATGCTTGCAGGGAAATTCCACCTATATGGAAAAGAACGGTTCCAAAAATTGGATACAAGGTTCGGAGAAAGGATTTGCTCATTCACGTGCCCGATATATTAACTTTGAAAACCCTTTTCAGGAAGGAAGTTACCGCGCTATCGAGACGATCAAGCGTAAAAAGGAAAAAGAAAGCACAGCCGAATGGACTCCGGATATCCCTGTATCCGGCCAGTATGCGGTATACGTTTCTTATAAAACACTTCCCAACAGTGCGGACGATGCCCTTTACACGATTTATCACAAAGGAGGAACCTCTCAGTTCAAAGTAAATCAACAGATGGGAGGAGGAACCTGGATTTATCTCGGTTCATTCGGATTTGAGAAAGGGAAAAACAACCAGTACAAAATAGTATTGAGCAACCGTTCAGACAAAGCAGGTCGTATCGTTACAGCCGATGCCGTAAAGATAGGAGGAGGCATGGGTAATATCGGCCGCGGGAGTGAAGAAGAAATAAGCGGTTACCCCCGTTTCTGCGAAGCAGCGCGTTATTGGTTGCAATGGTCAGGCGCTCCGGACAGCATTTATTCCGACAGTCAAGGCAAAAACGATTATACCGATGACTACAAATGCCGTGGCAAATGGGTAAATTATCTTGCCGGCGGATCGCCTGTTAACCCGACCGAACCAGGATTAAACATCCCGATAGATTTAGCCTTCGCTTTTCACTCGGATGCAGGAACTACCTTGAATGATTCTATCATCGGAACGCTGGGAATTTACCAAACCGATTCTTATAATGGAGTATTTGCAAACGGAGCTTCCCGTTATCTCTCCCACGACCTTACCGATTTAATCCAGTCCAATGTTGTAAGGGACATCCGTTCCTTATATGAACCCCGATGGTCTCGACGCGGCAAATGGAACCAATCTTATTATGAAGCACGTGTGCCTCGCGTGCCGACCATGTTGTTGGAATTGCTTTCCCATCAGAACTTTGCCGATATGCGCTACGGTCTGGATCCGCGATTCCGCTTTACTGTAAGCCGAGCTATTTACAAAGGAATGCTGCAATTTATCTGTTCACAATACCATACGGACTATATTGTACAACCGTTGCCCGTTGATAACATGGCCCTGCAAATGATCAACGAAAATGAAATCGAACTCACTTGGCAGCCGGTTGCCGATCCGTTGGAACCGACAGCCACTGCCGAAAAATATATTGTTTATACCCGTATAGGAGATAACGATTTCGACAATGGCGTATTAACAGATAAAAATTCTTATCGTACCCAGCTTCCCAGTGGTGTGGTATGCAGCTATAAAGTAACAGCCGTCAATAAGGGAGGCGAGAGCTTTCCGTCGGAAATCCTTTCAGCCGGACGGAGTTTCCATGAAAAAGGCACGGTAATGGTGGTAAACGGTTTCGACCGCATCAGCGCGCCTGCTGATTTTGTAGGAATCCCTCCTACGGATACACTATTTGCAGGTTTTTTAGACGATCTGGATCATGGAGTACCCTACATCAAAGATATCAGCTATATAGGTAAAATGAAAGAATACCGCCGTTCCGTTCCCTGGATGGATGATGATGCCTCCGGGTTTGGAGATAGCCACAGCAATTATGAAAACAAAGTGATTGCCGGAAATACATTTGATTATCCGGCTGTTCACGGAGCAGCTATTTTAAAAGCAGGCTATTCTTTCTTATCGTGCAGTGACGAAGCGGTCGAAAATAAACATGTAAATTTGAATGATTATAAATATATAGACTTTATACTAGGGAAAGAATACCAAACCAAAATAGGTCGCGGCAACCTGAAACCATTAGAATTCAAAACATTTAGCAAAGCTATGCAAGAAGCCATTTCTAACTATTGCAACCAAGGGGGAAATATATTTATTTCGGGTGCTTACGTAGGTTCCGATCTATGGGACAACCGCCTGGCTCCCGCAAAAGAAGACGACAAGAAATTTGCCACGGAAGTACTGAAATATAAATGGCGTGCAGGACAAGCAGCCACCGAAGGCAAAGTAAAATGTGTAGCCTCTCCTGCCCTATCCTTTTCAGGAAAATATACTTATTACAATGAATTGAATGCAGACTGTTATGTGGTAGAATCCCCGGATGCCATCGAGCCTTCCACAAACGAAGCCTATACGATTATACGTTATTCGGAAAATAACCTGAGTGCA
- a CDS encoding protein kinase domain-containing protein — protein sequence MEYIEGGPWKNRIEAYGGMPDSEALKFIRQIAGALKYLHNRKIMHLDIKSSNILLRDDEEAVLIDFGIFKRYN from the coding sequence ATGGAATATATTGAGGGTGGGCCTTGGAAAAATCGAATTGAAGCCTATGGAGGAATGCCTGATTCAGAAGCCTTAAAATTTATCCGTCAAATAGCTGGTGCGTTAAAATACCTTCACAACCGCAAAATCATGCACCTGGATATAAAATCATCCAATATTCTGCTTCGAGATGATGAAGAAGCTGTATTAATAGACTTCGGTATATTTAAACGCTATAATTAA
- a CDS encoding HEPN domain-containing protein, with translation MDTGEIEAIIFYRRQKSHAVLKEVDNLIKDAHWNLAIQRLYYAAYYMASALLIKNNILTQTHNGVVGQIGLHFVITGKLSREDGRLYSRLLQNRITGDYNDFFDFTEEDVLSLLSPTKTLIENLENLLNE, from the coding sequence ATGGATACTGGAGAAATAGAAGCTATTATATTCTATCGTCGGCAAAAATCGCATGCTGTTTTAAAAGAAGTCGACAATTTAATAAAAGATGCCCATTGGAATTTAGCTATTCAACGGTTATATTATGCTGCTTATTATATGGCATCAGCTTTATTAATAAAAAATAATATATTAACTCAAACACATAATGGAGTAGTAGGACAAATAGGTCTTCATTTTGTAATCACAGGAAAATTATCCCGTGAAGACGGTCGTTTATATTCTCGTCTTCTTCAAAATAGAATAACTGGTGATTATAACGATTTCTTCGATTTTACAGAAGAAGATGTCTTATCTTTACTTTCTCCAACTAAAACTTTAATTGAAAATTTAGAGAATCTACTTAATGAATAA